The Streptomyces phaeolivaceus genome has a window encoding:
- a CDS encoding GntR family transcriptional regulator, whose translation MPAHTRADQAIAILRDVILSGSLAPGTPLRETQLSQELAISRGSLREALQRLEEEGLVQRQAFRGSYVAEVSADTVTQIEQLRTVLEPYAAITALDELRHGEGHQALIDAVEALEKAAQAEDAAQSIDAHLAVHRAIYAATQNQVLLDIWTSWQNQMRLFMALDHRRLGSLTDIATSHRTLLTVIESGDKRAIRREFARHIQPEAVTEDFRTG comes from the coding sequence ATGCCTGCGCACACCAGGGCGGACCAAGCCATTGCGATTCTCCGTGACGTCATCCTGTCGGGATCCCTGGCGCCCGGCACGCCGTTGAGGGAGACCCAGCTCTCGCAGGAGCTGGCGATCAGTCGCGGCTCTCTCCGAGAGGCGCTGCAACGCCTGGAGGAGGAGGGGCTGGTCCAGCGCCAGGCATTCCGCGGCTCGTACGTCGCGGAAGTCAGTGCCGACACGGTGACCCAGATCGAACAACTCCGCACTGTCCTGGAGCCCTACGCGGCCATCACGGCACTCGACGAACTCCGTCACGGGGAAGGGCATCAGGCGCTGATCGATGCCGTCGAGGCGCTCGAGAAGGCCGCACAGGCAGAAGACGCGGCCCAGAGCATCGACGCGCATCTCGCGGTGCACCGAGCGATCTACGCCGCCACCCAGAACCAGGTTCTCCTGGACATCTGGACGTCCTGGCAGAACCAGATGCGCCTGTTCATGGCTCTCGATCATCGAAGGCTGGGCAGCCTCACGGACATCGCCACCTCGCACCGGACACTGCTCACGGTGATCGAGTCGGGGGACAAGCGGGCCATTCGCCGCGAGTTCGCCAGGCATATCCAGCCCGAGGCCGTCACGGAGGACTTCCGTACCGGCTGA
- a CDS encoding aspartate aminotransferase family protein — MKATPSAHVRSRYERAPSFAETFTGPGRRSLLPGGFGRSTFAIAPRVPMVMKGSGHWIFDEDGRRLIDLNNNFTALIHGHAHPEVTEAARQALADGASFGLPTAHELAHASTMLDRIRYMDQIRYCNSGSEAVMLAVRVARAVTGRDQVVFVRSAYHGTSDVALAPGGERSRRGVPEGVLRDTHDVGMNDLVGLRDVFAGHGRNISSLVLDPMPNRVGLVAATTEFLTEARRLCDEAGALLVADEVIALRQAYAGAVCAAGVVPDLLTVGKIIGGGLPIGAVLGREETMSRLDPFSPTGLEHGGTFSGNPVSMAAGAVGMRLFPRSEVDRLNGLGDLVRSSLAERLPVHGCEVRGSGSLLRVFPSEPGALGGKTFHTTLWWEAYERGLLLTQNGLACLSTPMDEDVAHDIVDRLADAVAVTARSAADRPDRTG, encoded by the coding sequence ATGAAGGCCACGCCCTCCGCACACGTACGGAGCCGCTACGAACGTGCTCCGTCGTTCGCCGAGACGTTCACCGGACCGGGCCGACGAAGTCTGCTCCCGGGCGGCTTCGGCCGCTCCACGTTCGCGATCGCACCACGTGTCCCCATGGTCATGAAGGGGAGCGGTCACTGGATCTTCGACGAGGACGGACGTCGCCTCATCGACCTGAACAACAACTTCACCGCGCTCATCCACGGACATGCCCACCCGGAGGTCACCGAAGCGGCTCGGCAAGCCCTCGCGGACGGCGCCTCGTTCGGGTTGCCGACCGCTCATGAACTCGCGCACGCCTCGACGATGCTCGACCGCATCCGCTACATGGACCAGATCCGCTACTGCAACTCCGGTTCGGAGGCCGTGATGCTGGCGGTCCGGGTCGCTCGGGCGGTGACCGGGCGCGACCAGGTCGTCTTCGTGCGCTCCGCCTACCACGGGACGTCCGACGTGGCGCTCGCTCCCGGAGGGGAACGCTCCCGCCGGGGTGTTCCGGAGGGTGTCCTGCGCGACACCCATGACGTAGGAATGAACGATCTCGTCGGGCTGCGCGATGTCTTCGCGGGCCACGGTAGGAACATCTCCTCACTGGTCCTGGACCCCATGCCGAACCGGGTCGGCCTCGTCGCTGCGACGACCGAATTCCTCACGGAGGCCAGGCGCCTCTGCGACGAGGCGGGTGCGTTGCTGGTGGCCGACGAGGTGATCGCCCTGCGTCAGGCCTACGCGGGCGCGGTATGCGCCGCGGGGGTGGTACCCGACCTGCTGACTGTGGGAAAGATCATCGGCGGCGGGCTGCCGATCGGCGCGGTCCTCGGCCGCGAGGAGACCATGTCGAGGCTCGATCCGTTCTCGCCCACGGGGCTGGAGCACGGCGGGACCTTCAGCGGGAACCCGGTCTCCATGGCGGCCGGCGCCGTGGGCATGCGACTGTTCCCCCGCTCGGAGGTCGACCGCCTCAACGGCCTCGGCGACCTCGTCAGGTCGTCACTGGCGGAACGCCTGCCCGTCCACGGATGCGAGGTACGGGGCAGCGGCTCGCTCTTGCGGGTCTTTCCCTCGGAGCCGGGTGCCCTCGGCGGGAAGACCTTTCACACGACGCTGTGGTGGGAGGCGTACGAGCGAGGTCTGCTCCTGACCCAGAACGGACTGGCGTGTCTGTCGACCCCGATGGACGAAGACGTCGCCCACGACATCGTCGACCGGCTGGCGGACGCGGTCGCGGTGACCGCCCGGTCGGCGGCGGACCGCCCGGACAGAACCGGCTGA
- a CDS encoding Rid family hydrolase, which translates to MSDAVDWHAVMGFRPVVRKGPLVAVSGVGGRRDADGEFVDGDTYAQTVAALRKIERSLASVGAGVRHVVHTRVYLRNAEDWPLAGRAHGEMFATGDVALTMVEAKLVDPEMLVELDVLAWLPES; encoded by the coding sequence ATGTCCGATGCTGTGGACTGGCATGCGGTGATGGGCTTCAGGCCCGTGGTCCGTAAGGGCCCGCTCGTCGCCGTCTCGGGTGTGGGAGGCCGTCGGGACGCCGACGGTGAGTTCGTCGACGGCGACACCTACGCCCAGACGGTCGCGGCCCTGCGGAAGATCGAGCGGAGTCTGGCCTCGGTGGGGGCCGGTGTGCGGCACGTCGTGCACACCCGGGTCTACCTTCGCAACGCCGAGGACTGGCCGCTCGCGGGCCGTGCCCACGGTGAGATGTTCGCCACCGGCGATGTCGCGCTGACCATGGTGGAGGCGAAGCTCGTCGACCCCGAGATGCTCGTCGAACTGGACGTCCTCGCGTGGCTGCCGGAGAGCTGA
- a CDS encoding acyl-CoA thioesterase encodes MSASNITRESVRVHLRWRDLDAFGHLYHATMVELLDEARAAWIARFLSPEAGDGHVIARIDVSYLAEVTRADRWLEVGIAVDRIGTSSLVLSETVRNIADVVVAKSRTTVVMWDAAEHGARALSPAERGALAAEEA; translated from the coding sequence GTGTCGGCATCGAACATCACCAGGGAGTCGGTCCGTGTCCACCTGCGCTGGCGCGACCTGGACGCCTTCGGCCACCTGTACCACGCGACGATGGTCGAGCTTCTCGACGAGGCCCGCGCCGCGTGGATTGCCAGGTTCCTCTCGCCGGAGGCCGGCGACGGTCACGTCATCGCGCGGATCGACGTCTCCTACCTGGCCGAGGTGACCCGCGCCGACAGATGGCTGGAGGTGGGCATCGCCGTCGACCGCATCGGTACCTCCAGCCTCGTGCTCTCGGAGACCGTGCGAAACATCGCCGATGTGGTGGTCGCCAAGTCCCGGACCACGGTGGTGATGTGGGACGCGGCGGAACACGGGGCAAGGGCCCTCTCTCCGGCCGAGCGCGGTGCGCTGGCCGCCGAGGAGGCGTAG